A part of Aegilops tauschii subsp. strangulata cultivar AL8/78 chromosome 2, Aet v6.0, whole genome shotgun sequence genomic DNA contains:
- the LOC109773761 gene encoding indole-2-monooxygenase, translating into MLEMLPLLWFLFLFPLFLLFANYWFTVTCKTGRRQQHESRHQPSPPGLPIIGHLHLLGSLPHVSLRSLAKKHGPDVMFLHLGAVPTLVVSSPRAAKAVLRTHDHVFASRPRSMVSEILMYGSSDIAFAPYDEHWRQARKLVTTHMLSVKKVQSSRNAVTEEVNMVMTKINEAAAGGAVVDMSRLLKSFTYDMACRIVLGESFRKEGQSKLLRDLIDDTSRILGGFNLEEYFPTLARVGVLKRVVCAKAERVRRRWAYLLDKLIDERVSMEKSTVDNKDGDFIDILLSVQHEYGLTRERMKALLTDVFFGSTDTLYNTLEFTLAELMRKPCLLGKLQDEVRSIVPRGQESITETDINKMAYLRAVMKESLRVYPVAPILAPHLAMADCNIDGYMVAAGTHVLVNVWAIGRDSSSWGDAEEFIPERFIYEDSDVDVNFKGNDFQFLPFGSGRRMCPGINFAIANFELMLANLMYHFEWELPPGVETKDIDMTVVFGLTVRRKEKLLLIPKACK; encoded by the exons ATGCTAGAGATGCTTCCGCTGCTATGGTTTCTGTTCCTCTTCCCGCTCTTCCTCTTGTTTGCGAATTATTGGTTCACTGTGACTTGTAAGACAGGAAGAAGGCAGCAGCACGAAAGCCGCCACCAGCCTTCTCCACCGGGACTGCCCATCATTGGGCACCTGCACCTCCTCGGCTCCCTCCCGCACGTCTCCCTCCGCAGCCTCGCCAAGAAGCATGGTCCTGACGTCATGTTCCTCCATCTTGGAGCCGTGCCGACACTCGTTGTGTCATCCCCGCGTGCCGCAAAGGCGGTTCTGCGCACGCACGACCATGTCTTCGCCTCGCGGCCCCGCTCCATGGTCTCGGAAATCCTCATGTATGGCTCGTCTGACATCGCCTTTGCACCATATGACGAGCACTGGCGCCAGGCAAGGAAGCTCGTCACCACTCACATGTTGAGTGTAAAAAAGGTGCAATCTTCCCGCAACGCCGTCACGGAGGAG GTGAACATGGTGATGACCAAGATTAACGAGGCCGCTGCAGGAGGTGCTGTAGTGGACATGAGTAGGCTTCTGAAGTCATTCACGTATGATATGGCATGTCGGATCGTGTTGGGAGAGTCCTTCCGGAAAGAAGGACAGAGCAAGCTACTTCGAGACCTCATAGACGATACCTCACGAATATTAGGAGGTTTCAACTTGGAGGAGTACTTCCCAACATTGGCAAGAGTTGGAGTGCTTAAGAGGGTGGTTTGTGCAAAGGCTGAGAGAGTGAGGCGTAGATGGGCCTATTTGCTGGATAAGTTGATCGACGAACGTGTGAGCATGGAAAAATCAACAGTTGATAACAAGGATGGGGATTTCATAGATATTTTGTTGTCTGTTCAGCATGAGTATGGTCTCACAAGAGagcgaatgaaagctctcctaaCA GATGTATTTTTCGGTTCAACGGACACGTTATATAACACTCTCGAATTCACCTTGGCCGAGTTGATGAGGAAGCCATGCCTATTGGGGAAGCTACAAGATGAAGTGAGGAGTATCGTACCCCGGGGACAAGAAAGTATAACCGAAACCGACATAAACAAGATGGCGTACTTAAGAGCAGTCATGAAGGAGTCACTCCGGGTGTATCCTGTTGCGCCTATCCTTGCTCCACACCTTGCCATGGCTGACTGCAACATTGATGGGTATATGGTTGCTGCTGGCACACATGTCTTAGTCAATGTATGGGCCATTGGTAGGGACTCCAGCTCTTGGGGGGATGCAGAAGAGTTCATACCtgaaagatttatatatgaagaTAGTGATGTGGATGTCAATTTCAAGGGTAATGATTTCCAGTTCTTGCCATTTGGGTCAGGACGAAGGATGTGCCCTGGCATAAACTTCGCGATTGCCAATTTTGAGCTTATGTTGGCAAACCTCATGTACCATTTTGAATGGGAATTGCCTCCAGGGGTTGAGACGAAAGACATTGATATGACAGTGGTCTTTGGGCTAACCGTGCGCAGGAAGGAGAAGCTACTATTAATTCCAAAAGCATGCAAGTAG